The Limnospira fusiformis SAG 85.79 genomic interval ATCAAGGCAGGGAACCCAAGGTCAATACACTCTGTAACAAATCGTAATAATTCTTAACATAATGGAAAGTACGAAACAGAGGTGAGGGTAACGGCGATAGCCACCCCCGGTTTTGGGACTCACAATACCAAGACCGAAGCGGGGAACGGAAGGCTCCGAGGTGTAACCTAACACCAGAATCGAGACCACTGCCAACTATCTATGATTAGGGAAACCGAATGTCTGGCTTGAACCACCGTAACTAATAAGCAGCGAAATAGGTTGATACGCTGCGCTCAAAAGAGTAAGGGGAAAAGTAGGGTTTTCTATAGGACACCTACACAGACCTTTAAAGATACCCCGATGGATAGGACAAATCTAAAGATGGAATGCCCATATAAACGGAACGTTTTAACCCCTTTTAGGCTCTGATAATCTGGTCGAGAGAGTCAGTAGCGAAAAGTGTAAGCGTAAGCCTATTAGGGGGTGAGATGTGACCAGAAGCCAACGCCTTACTGTAATGATAAGGATATGCAGACGGGTCACGGTTTGATTGTAAAGAATAGAGTCTAGTAGGAGCACAAATGGCGCAGGCGAGTTTAAAGAAAGGCTTTGGTAAACCCAAACCAATCAAGACTACGAAAAACGCATGGAAAGCAATTCCATGGGCGAAAGTCCAGCGGAAAGTTTTCAAACTCCAAAAGAGGATATTTCAAGCAGCTAAATCGGGACAAGACGCAAAGGCAAGAAGGTTGCAACGTCTATTGGTGAAGTCATATTATGCCCGGCTCCTAGCAGTACGGCGAGTAACCCAAGATAATCAAGGCAAGAAAACGGCTGGAGTCGATGGAGTAAGAGCAATCTCTCCAAGGCAAAGGTTTGAACTGGTTGAGAGCATTAAGGGAAATCTCAAAGCCAAACCACTGCGACGGGTGTGGATTCCAAAACCTGGAAGGGATGAAAAAAGCGGGAATGGGAATACCCACTATCCAAGATAGAGCAAGGCAAGCCTTGGTCAAGTCGGCACTTGAGCCCGAATGGGAATCAAGATTTGAGGGCACAAGCTATGGGTTTAGACCTGGCAGGTCGGCTCAAGATGCAATAGCACGAATTTACTCAAGTATTAACAAAGGTGAATACTTCGTGTTAGATGCGGGTGCGAGACGTTCGGGTATGAAATAGGGCTGAAATGCCCGAAATATAGCATTAGTCAAGGTGGTTAGGACGCAGCTTTGAGAACGGAATCCATGGCATCATGGAGAGAATCAAACTGCTCAATGCAGTGGCGAATACGGGCTTTCAGCCACGACCAACATTTCTCTATCTTGTTGAGGTCTGGCGAATAAGGTGGTAGATAGAGTAAACGGCATTGAGCTGCCTCCACCAGTTCAGCAATCCGCCCCCCTTTATGAAACGTTGCATTGTCCAATACTAGAGTCTGACCTGGCTTCAATGTTGGAATTAAGATGAACTCCAACCACAACTCAAACACTGTCCGATTACAACAACCCTCAAAGCTAAAGGGAGCTAAGAGTTGTTGATGACACCATGCGGCTATCATACTTACCCTGCCCTGCCTCTTCCCTGATTTGAGTGCATGGAAGCGTTTTCCTTCCTCGCAGTAACCATAAGGGTAATCCGAGTCCTGACTATTCATGGCGGCTTCATCGAGGTAGACCACTTCTTGTGGCTCCATCTGTTCAATCTGAGCCATAAACTCCTCTCGCTGTTGCTTCCAACGTTCTTGGTAGCCGTAAGTTTTTTTTTCTGGTGAAGCCAATTTTCTTCAAGGCTCTGGATATGGTGCGAGGAGAGATGTCGTCATCCCAAAGTTCAGCCATTTGAGCTGCTGTTTTGTCGCCATGCTCTTGGGCAAAAGCCTTGAATTTCTGCCAGTCGGTAATTTTGTGGTTATTGCCAGGTCGGTGATGAGGTTTAGGGAGGAAGTCTCCGGTCTGTGCTTTTCTTTGCAGCCAGAGATTAATGGTGTTCCTGCTGACATGGAAAACTTGACTGGCTTCTGTTTTGGGCATACCGTCTAGTTCAATGGCATCAATAACTTTTTGTCTGAGGTCGTAACTATAGGGGGCTGGCATTTTTGGTCTTCTTAGTCATCTCGTCCTCTCCATTATACGTCCTAAGTATTCTGTCTTGTGCTATATAAGTTATCACAACCAACTACCATGAGCCGTTACTCTTTAGATTTTCGGAAAAAGATAGTAGAAGCCTATGAAAAAGGAGACACTTCTATCCGAAAAGTAGCGAAACGCTTTTTGGTGAGTCCAGACACGGTAAGGCGACTGGTCAAACAGTATCGATTAACGGGAGACTTATCTCCTCGTAAGTGTGGCACTAAAAAGAAAAGCATTTTATCTAAGCATGAGGAAGCCGTGATAGATATTGTAGAAGCCCACCCCGACCTGACCTTATGGCAATATAGTGATAAGCTCAGAGACAAGCTGGGCATAAATGTCAGTACGACCATGATAGATAGATTTTTAAAGCAGCACGATATAAGTCTCAAAAAAAAACATACAGGAGCGAAAAAGTAGTAACAGAAGAAGTACAGAAAGCGCGAGTAGATTATTGGGAAAGAATTAGAGATGTGGCTCGTGAAAAGCTTGTGTTTATTGATGAAAGTGGGTTATGGGTAGGGATGAGCAGACCGTTAGCCAGAGCGACGAAAGGGAAAAAAGTCTATGAACTGCGGAAATCCTATCGAGGTCAAAAAATGACAATAATTGGTGCAATTAAGCTCTCCGGAGGGGTGGCGACTCAAACATTAGAAGGGTCCATGAAAAAAGAGGATTTTCTCCAATTCATCAAGTTAGATTTATTGCCAAAATTAAAAAAAGGAGATGTAGTGGTAATGGATAACTGAAATTCTCATCATCGAGAAGAAGTCAAAGAAATGATAGAGTCAGTAGGAGCCAGGGTAGAATATCTGCCGGTGTATTCCCCTGAGTTTAACCCGATAGAGATGATGTGGTCACAGCTCAAAAGTTTAGTGTGCAAGTTCAGGACGGAGACC includes:
- a CDS encoding IS630-like element ISAtsp1 family transposase (programmed frameshift) encodes the protein MPAPYSYDLRQKVIDAIELDGMPKTEASQVFHVSRNTINLWLQRKAQTGDFLPKPHHRPGNNHKITDWQKFKAFAQEHGDKTAAQMAELWDDDISPRTISRALKKIGFTRKKTYGYQERWKQQREEFMAQIEQMEPQEVVYLDEAAMNSQDSDYPYGYCEEGKRFHALKSGKRQGRVSMIAAWCHQQLLAPFSFEGCCNRTVFELWLEFILIPTLKPGQTLVLDNATFHKGGRIAELVEAAQCRLLYLPPYSPDLNKIEKCWSWLKARIRHCIEQFDSLHDAMDSVLKAAS
- a CDS encoding reverse transcriptase N-terminal domain-containing protein, whose translation is MAQASLKKGFGKPKPIKTTKNAWKAIPWAKVQRKVFKLQKRIFQAAKSGQDAKARRLQRLLVKSYYARLLAVRRVTQDNQGKKTAGVDGVRAISPRQRFELVESIKGNLKAKPLRRVWIPKPGRDEKSGNGNTHYPR